ataatattggcatggaacaatcaaaaattatagatacaacggagacgtatcaaatactagggatcaaaccctaacaaaactaactcgattacatgatgaatctcatcctacccatcaccgtccagcaagcctacgatggaattactcacgcacggcggtgaacatcatgaaattggtgatgggggatggttgatgacgacgacggcgacgaatccccctctctagagccccgaacggactccagatcagccctcccgagaggttttagggcttggcggcggctccgtatcgtaaaacgcgatgatttcttctctcatatttttatctccccgaaagcagttatatgaaggtggagttggagttggagacgcaacagggggcccacgaggtaggggggcgcgccctaggggggccccaccctcgtgagaagggtgtgggccccctggtcttcttctttggcaatgattttttattatttattgtaaggtattccatggagtttcaggtcattccgagaacttttgttttctacacataaaacaatatcatggcaattctgctgaaaacagtgtcagtccgggttagttccattcaaatcatacaagttagagtccaaaataaggacaaaagtgtttggaaaagtagatacgttggagacgtatcattcaccgGTTCGATTGTTGGTTTTTTAagaaataaaataatatatattgaTTAATATATGTGCTAATATAGAGTGAAACAATGGTCAAATAAAATTATAACCATGTAGTGGACAACAAAGTAGCACAACCAAGTTGGTTATTGGGCCATGGGCAGGCCCCGCCTACTACTCACATGCCATTGGATCGAACCCCATTTTCCCAATTTCTATTAAAACTTTTTTCCTAGTTTTTCCCGGTTCAATTACCCGGGTTTTTCACCGGTTTTCCAGAAAACCGGCTTGTTCgatcggttttttccggtttgATTGCATATCGGTCTTATTAGCTTAAAAACCCGATGAGGCTGCCGGTTCCGGTTTTTTCCGGTTCGACCGCCGGTCCGGTCCGGGTTTTTAAACTAtgctcgcaactagggtgtgtgtgtgtgtgtgtgtgttttgtcgtggCCCCTAGTTGCAAGCCGCTCATCGACTCACAActaaggatgtgtgtgtgtgcgtgtgtgcacgcgtgtgtgtttgtttgtgtgtgtgtgtgtgtgtttgtgtgtgtgtgtctttttgccaagggtccccagttgcatgttaaccgtcgacttgcaactagggggtgtgtgtttgttgaggacccccagtTGCTCGTGGCCCCCAATTGCAAGCCgcccatcaactcgcaactaaggatgtgtgtgtgtgtgtgtgtgtgtgtgtttgtcgaggatccccagttgcatgtcgataACCGATTCACAACTAGGGGGTGTCTTCTTGTCGAGGGTCtgcagttgcatgtcaaccatcgactcgcaactagggagtGTGTTTTTGTTGAGGACCCCCAGTCgcaagttgaccatcgactcaCAATTAGGGgggttgcgtgcgtgtgtgtgttttgTCATGGCCCCTAGTTGCAAGCCGCCCATCAACTCGCAACcaaggatgtgtgtgtgtgtgtgtgtgtgtgtgtgttttgtcgagGGTTCCCAGTTGCATgccgaccatcgactcacaactagggtggGTGTGTTTTTTGTCGTGGCACCTAGTTGCAAGCCAACCATCAACTCGTAACTaagggtatgtgtgtgtgtttgccaagggtccccaattgcatgtcaatcatcgactcacaactagggggtaagtgtgtgtgtgtgtgtcttttgtCGAGGTTTCCCAGTTGCATGTTAACCATCAACTAGGAAATAGCGGAGCGCGTGTTTGtcaagggtccccagttgcatgtcgaccatcgactcgcaactagggtgtgtgtgtttgtcgagggtccctagttgcatgtcgaccatcgactcgcaactagtgtgtgtgtgtgtgtgtgtttgtcgatgGTCCCTAGTTACATgtcgaccatcgactcacaactagggggtgTGTATGTTTGtcggggtccccagttgcatgtcaaccatcgactcgcaactaagggtgtATGTGTTTTGTCGTGGCGCCTAGTTGCAAGCCGACCATCACTCACAACTTAGGGTGTTTGTATTTGTCGAGGGTCcttagttgcatgtcaaccattgaCTTGCAAGCAGGggagtgtgtgtttgtcgagggtccccaattgcatgtcgACATTGACTCGCaattaagtgtgtgtgtgtgtgtgtgtgtgtgtgtgtgtgtgtgtgtgtgtgtgtgtgttgtgtgtgtgtgtgtgagcccCCAGCTACAAGCCGACCATCTAGTCGTAAttaagggtgtgtgtgtgtgttggggtcCCCAGTTGCTTGTTAATCACAGGATCGCAACTAGGGGAGTGTGTGCTTGTCGagagtccccagttgcatgtcgaccatcgactcacaactaagaGCGTGTGTGTTTTGTGGGGACACTAGTTGCAACCCAACCATTGACTTGCAACACAAGGGTGTTTGTGTTTGTTAGGGCCCATAGTTTGCAAGCTGACCCATCAACTCTCAACTAAGATTGTGTATTTGTTGGGGCCCCAGTTAcaagccgaccatcgactcgcaactagggtgtgtgtgtgtttgtcacgGCCCGAGTTGCGAGTCTAACATCGAGTCacaactggggggggggggagtttgttTGTACGAGCCCCAGTTGCTAGTCGAGCATTGACTTGCAACTAGAGGGGAAGGGGAGACTTTGTTTTTGTACGACCCCAATTGCAAGTCAAGCATCGACTCGCggtggtgtttgtgtgtgtttgttcaGGACCCCCCTCCCTCCATTCAACCAACTGCAAGTCAACTATCAATATGCAACTCGGGAGGGGGAGCATGTTTTCCGTCTGTGTGTGTTTgtcgcgcgcggggggggggggggggggggggaggcaactATTCCATTTTTGAtagatatttttttcttttttgatggAATAAAAATTCACAAGGTACTTTCCATAAGAGAAAAAAAGATTTCTACTTTGTTTTTAATATAACTGCAATTTTTTAGCCCGTAGTTTTTACTATGATCAATATTGTATAATCATTATTTTTTACACAAACAACCTAACTCTATTTTTGTAGGAGCATACATGCCAATTTTTGAATCAAATTATATTGCTTATTTTTTCGAAGTGGTTTTCTGCAAGATGTCCAACGTTACAACGGATAACACTAAATTGTGCGGCTCTGTTTTTATTCAGTAATGCTACAGTGACGGACCCTTACAGGGTTTTACGGGACATGTTTAAGCTGGCAAATTATCATTAGATTAAGGGGAGGGAGAGGGcccacccacctgaaaatcaggggatTCGGCTTGCCAGCTCCCTTTCCGTACTTCCATCCGGGCTTCCACTTAATCCTACGGttgtctttttcctttttttctttctaatctaatcatctcctccTGATTTTAAGGGGATGGGGCCGGgctttattttgttccaatcaaatcaagccacataGACGAAAGCACGGATGGGCACATGACGGGGGAGCAGACAAGTCTCGTCCAAAATCGGGGGGACGCAACGAATTAGTGGAAAGGGTCCCCGTAAAGCTCTTGTAACAACCTCCACGTTTAGCATTTTTGGTTTTTGTTTGGCTGGCACTGTTTGAATCGGTGGGAGAGAGAGCAGGGAAGAGACGGGGGCGAGTACATCGAAGACGATGGCCTGCCATGTCGCCGCCGACGAGCCACCCGCCATCCCCACCATACAGGAGCTTCGCGCGCACGACAAGCCACCCACCATCCCCACCGTACAGGAGCTTTCGCGCGCCCGACAAACCCCCCGCCATCTGTACCGTCGACGAGCTCCGTGCGGGCGACGCGCCCTCCGCCATCAGCAGGCCCCCGATCTCTGCGCCGCCGAGCGAGTAAGACCAATTCCACCTCACGCTATATCGATTTTAGTTCGTTTGTATGCAGAGTTCCACTTTGGTTCAGCTCAGTTCAACTCAGCGCCGCGATTTGAACTGTAGAACCCGTCGGCTTGCTGGTGAGTTTTGTGTAGGTAAGGTTGGGAACTAGGGAGTTGGGCAGTAGGGGATGAGGATTTTGATTCATTGAGCCAGGAATTTTTTTGATAGAGACTGAATCCGTTAGAGAATTTGTTGACTGAATTTGTTAGATTCATACCAGCTGAACATCATGTTTGTGATACTAAATAATGGGAGGAATATATATGAATAATTGAAGTTTTTCTCCCTCTGTTTTTTCTCACTTACTGCATGCTGTATCTAACTATATACACACTGTATGTAAAAGATTCAGAAAACTGAATTATTGGTTCAGTCAATTTATCTAGATCTCTCAATCTCTGCTACAGCTACCACTTCTGACATCTAGCTAAAAAACCTGCCACACACTGGATCTAGATATGAGTTTTTTGTCTCTCTTTATTTTTGCCACAACACAACTGATTCAGGCTCTCATCTAGATGCTGTTCACTATCAATTTTTTGTCACAGACCAACCACCAATTTTTTTTGTTCCATCAAGAAAGAAACAAGCAAAATTATGCTGATATTCGGATGGGGTTCAGAAGAAGCATATCACACAGAAGGATCTTGAAAGGAAGATTCAGAAAACCCACCCTGTAAGAGGCACCACTGCCCGGCATTTTTATCTCCTGCAAGTTTCTCTGTTCCTTTGTTCCAGATCTTCAATTTCTTGTGTGTGTGTTCTTTGGGTTGGTGGCAGGGGCAAGATCATCATCACCTGACAAAAAAACGCCCCACTTTTTTTTTGCCACCTTTTCTATGAAGCTTGTTTACAAGCAGAGTGCCCAgactttttttttgagacaaaaagTGCCCAGACCTGGAGTCGCACAAGGCCTGCATCTGGTCCCAAGATTTTTTTTTAGAACAAACAAACAAAAGGCCTTGGCCCCAGGAGGAAGAGGGGGATGGCCTAGGGAGCTCCTCGCTGGCGCCTTCAGCGCCGGTTCCGAGTTCGGGCGCTCGAAGCATCtcgctactgggccggcccaagtgAACCACGACGCGAAAAAATAAACTTGAAGAAAAAGTACGAAAGCTGGGATCCGACCTCATGATCACACGTCTTTTTTTCCACTAACGCAGGGACCACTACACCAAACACATTCTGTTGTTAAGCAACTAGGAAAAAGTGCTACTTAACCGTTCTTTTAGTGGAACATTAGCGTAATTCTGAAAATTA
The sequence above is drawn from the Triticum aestivum cultivar Chinese Spring chromosome 7A, IWGSC CS RefSeq v2.1, whole genome shotgun sequence genome and encodes:
- the LOC123150621 gene encoding uncharacterized protein, with protein sequence MACHVAADEPPAIPTIQELRAHDKPPTIPTVQELSRARQTPRHLYRRRAPCGRRALRHQQAPDLCAAERTNHQFFLFHQERNKQNYADIRMGFRRSISHRRILKGRFRKPTLAYLNREIKIQINGVRDGSEECFSTDVCRKVFPNYDSASQSSFSLYAAFFYIF